The Acidimicrobiales bacterium sequence GGTGATGACGTTCGGCATGGACGCCGGCTGGCGCCGCCGGGCCGTGCGGGCGCTCGGCCTGGCCGCCGGCTCCCGGGTCGTCGACCTGGCCTGCGGCACCGGCGACCTGTGCCGGGTGCTGGCCGCCGCCGGGCACCGCCCGGTCGGCGTCGACCTGTCGTGGGGCATGCTCGCCGCCGGCCGCACGGACGCCCCGCTGGTGCAGGCCGACGCGCTCCGCCTCCCGCTCCCCGACGGCTCGGTGGACGGGGCCACCTGCGGCTTCGCCCTCCGCAACTTCGTGGCCCTCCCGCCGTTCCTGGCCGAGCTGGCCCGGGTCGTGCGCCCCGGCGGGCGGATCGCCCTGCTCGAGGTGGCCGAGCCCGAGCTGCGCCTGCTGCGGGCCGGCCACCGCGTCTACTTCGGCCGGGTCGTGCCCCGCATCGGCGGGCTCCTGTCCGACCGCGACGCCTACCGCTACCTGCCCGAGTCGGTGGCCTACCTCCCGGCCCCGGCCGAGCTCGCCGGCATGGTGGTCGACGCCGGGTTCCCCGACGCCGAGCGCCGGCTCCTGTCCGGGGGCATCGTCCAGCTCCTGCTCGGCACGAGGAGCGGGCGGTGACCCGGGTCGTCACCCGGCGGCTCGACGGCGAGCCCGACCTCGTCCACGTGGCCGGGCGGGACGGCGTCCTGT is a genomic window containing:
- a CDS encoding ubiquinone/menaquinone biosynthesis methyltransferase, which gives rise to VMTFGMDAGWRRRAVRALGLAAGSRVVDLACGTGDLCRVLAAAGHRPVGVDLSWGMLAAGRTDAPLVQADALRLPLPDGSVDGATCGFALRNFVALPPFLAELARVVRPGGRIALLEVAEPELRLLRAGHRVYFGRVVPRIGGLLSDRDAYRYLPESVAYLPAPAELAGMVVDAGFPDAERRLLSGGIVQLLLGTRSGR